In Gracilinanus agilis isolate LMUSP501 chromosome 1, AgileGrace, whole genome shotgun sequence, the sequence cttattatttGAAAAACTTTAAAGATGGATAAAACATTGTATGCTTAGTGGTCACTGTATAGCTtccattatattataatatactatatagtTCCTATTTGATACAAAATGTTGTGGCAGTGAGCATACTTCATTCACTCTGGCAGCTATATGCATCAATTTTCCCTATCCTGAGGAAATTCTAAGGAAATGCCGAGTTTTCTATCATTTTCAGAGTAGATAATCTTCTGTCCTACAGTTCTAACTCTTCCTGTGGGGTAGCACCAACTTGTTTTATTGGAAGTGTGGGTTTTTGaagatttttcctttaaaatgttctTGAAACTGAACTTGTTGCAAATTCCACCTTTTACCTGAACTTATGTCTCACTGAGCCCTTAGTCATATGACCTTGGCATTTTATATCTAAGTAAACAGATGAAAAGATGTAATATATCTCTATGTATGTAATAATTAGTCTTGGAATAGGATTAATAGAAGCAAATaagcaatatataataatatggcAATGcacaataaaattaataacacATCATTGTATCTCTATACTTCATTCCACACCTCAGTATTCTCTAGATACCACACCAGGTGTCAAAGTGGACTTTCTGAAGCACTGACATGACCATGTCACCCGCCCCCTCCTCcacttaataaattccagtgacttcctGTCAtctctagaattaaatataaaaacttgTGCCTAGCACATGTAGGtcgttaataaatgtttatcgaccAACTGATTTACAGACACTTCAAAATGATGAATTCTAGGAAACAAACCATTTGTTTTGCTAAAGTTTGGTAGTGCTAGATTGAATTTGCAAAAGTGtacagacaaagaaagagagttCAAAACTCCAGTAGGTCCAATCATCACTTGGAAGTCTTAGCAACTCTGGATCTGGAATCTTTCCTAACTCCAAAAACCTCtcagagagttttaaaaaagaatgtcttaatttaatttttctcagttGCATGTACAAAcgattttaatattctttttaaaaataattttttgagttccaaattctatttcactttcttccccatctcttttctGGCAGAAAAATTACCTACATGGGACCAGGAAATCACACATGTGTCCCTGAATTCTTTCTCCTGGGATTTTCTGAGAAGTCAGAGCATCAGTTACCTCTCTTTGGGCTGTTCCTGGGCATGTATATGGTCACCTTGTTTGGGAATCTGCTTATTATGTTGGCTATTGGCTCTGATTCCCACCTCCATACACCCATgtactttttcctttctaatctatCCTTGGTGGATCTTTGTCTGGTGTCCACTACAGTCCCCAAGATGCTGGCAAACATCCTGATACACAGTAAGGCCATCTCCTATGCTGGTTGCCTCACACAGATGTATTTCTTTCTAATCTTTGCTTGTATGgacaatttccttctttctgtgaTGGCTTATGATCGCTTTGTGGCTATCTGTCATCCTTTGCGCTATGTAGCCATCATGAACCCACAGCTTTGTGGTCTGCTGGTTCTGATCTCCTGGGCTCTTAGTCTTTTAGTTTCTCTCCTTCACAATCTCATGGTGATGCATCTCTCTTTCTGTAAAGACCATGAAATCCCAAACTTCTTCTGTGATCTTACTCAGATTCTGAAGCTCTCTTGTTCTGAAACCCTGACCAacaat encodes:
- the LOC123232164 gene encoding olfactory receptor 7C1-like, whose protein sequence is MGPGNHTCVPEFFLLGFSEKSEHQLPLFGLFLGMYMVTLFGNLLIMLAIGSDSHLHTPMYFFLSNLSLVDLCLVSTTVPKMLANILIHSKAISYAGCLTQMYFFLIFACMDNFLLSVMAYDRFVAICHPLRYVAIMNPQLCGLLVLISWALSLLVSLLHNLMVMHLSFCKDHEIPNFFCDLTQILKLSCSETLTNNILVYFTTGLLGVVSVTGILTSYSQICLSILKIPSAGGKYKAFITCGSHLCVVSLFYSTVFGVYMTSSATHSTWKSMVASVMYAVVTPMLNPFIYSLRNKDIKDALKKFISRSSSSQ